One Qipengyuania aurantiaca genomic region harbors:
- a CDS encoding VOC family protein: MFSHVMLGADDIEASKKFYDACFKALGGREGQIDPKGRVIYMHNGGIFLITKPIDGQPASCGNGSTIGFAASSEEMADAWHEAGAANGGTPIEDPPGLREGAGMKLYLAYLRDPAGNKVCAMHRPG; this comes from the coding sequence ATGTTCAGCCATGTCATGCTGGGGGCCGACGATATCGAGGCCTCGAAGAAGTTCTACGACGCCTGCTTCAAGGCACTGGGCGGGCGCGAGGGGCAGATCGATCCCAAGGGCCGCGTGATCTATATGCACAACGGCGGCATCTTCCTCATCACCAAGCCGATCGACGGGCAGCCGGCGAGCTGCGGCAACGGCTCGACCATCGGCTTTGCCGCTTCGAGCGAGGAAATGGCCGACGCCTGGCACGAAGCCGGAGCGGCCAATGGCGGCACGCCCATCGAAGACCCGCCGGGCCTGCGCGAAGGCGCCGGCATGAAGCTTTACCTCGCCTATCTGCGCGATCCGGCCGGTAACAAGGTCTGCGCGATGCACCGTCCGGGCTGA
- a CDS encoding S-(hydroxymethyl)glutathione dehydrogenase/class III alcohol dehydrogenase yields MKTRAAVAFEAKKPLEIVELDLEGPKEGEVLVEIKATGICHTDAYTLDGLDSEGLFPSVLGHEGAGIVREVGKGVTSVKPGDHVIPLYTPECRQCKMCLSGKTNLCSAIRETQGKGLMPDGTTRFSYQGKPIYHYMGCSTFSNFTVLPEIAVAKIREDAPFHTSCYIGCGVTTGVGAVVNTAQVKPGDNVVIFGLGGIGLNVIQGARMAGADRIVGVDINPDKRSYAEHFGMTDFINPKDEKDVVATIVEMLDGGADYSFDCTGNTDVMRQALECCHKGWGTSIIIGVAEAGKTIETRPFQLVTGRNWRGTAFGGAKGRTDVPKIVDWYMDGKIQIDPMITHVLKLEEINKGFDLMHAGESIRSVVVFD; encoded by the coding sequence ATGAAAACCAGAGCCGCCGTCGCCTTCGAAGCCAAGAAACCGCTGGAGATCGTGGAACTCGATCTCGAAGGCCCGAAAGAGGGCGAAGTGCTGGTCGAGATCAAGGCGACCGGCATCTGCCACACCGACGCCTATACGCTCGACGGACTTGACAGCGAGGGGCTGTTCCCCAGCGTTCTGGGCCATGAAGGTGCAGGGATTGTGCGCGAGGTGGGCAAGGGCGTGACCAGCGTCAAGCCGGGTGACCATGTCATCCCGCTCTACACGCCCGAATGCCGCCAGTGCAAAATGTGCCTCTCGGGCAAGACCAACCTGTGCAGCGCGATCCGCGAAACGCAGGGAAAGGGGCTGATGCCCGACGGGACCACGCGGTTCAGCTACCAGGGCAAGCCGATCTACCACTACATGGGCTGCTCCACCTTTTCGAACTTCACCGTCCTGCCGGAAATCGCGGTCGCGAAAATCCGCGAGGACGCCCCGTTTCACACCAGCTGCTACATCGGCTGCGGCGTCACCACGGGCGTCGGCGCAGTGGTGAACACGGCGCAAGTGAAACCGGGCGACAATGTCGTAATCTTCGGCCTTGGCGGCATCGGCCTCAACGTGATCCAGGGCGCGCGCATGGCGGGCGCGGACCGCATCGTCGGCGTCGACATCAATCCGGACAAGAGGAGCTATGCCGAACATTTCGGCATGACCGACTTCATCAATCCCAAGGACGAGAAGGACGTGGTCGCCACCATTGTCGAAATGCTCGACGGCGGGGCCGATTACAGCTTCGACTGCACCGGCAACACCGATGTGATGCGCCAAGCCCTGGAATGCTGCCACAAGGGCTGGGGCACCTCGATCATCATCGGCGTGGCGGAAGCGGGCAAGACCATCGAAACGCGCCCCTTCCAGCTGGTAACCGGCCGCAACTGGCGCGGCACGGCCTTCGGCGGCGCCAAGGGCCGCACCGACGTCCCCAAAATCGTCGACTGGTACATGGATGGCAAGATCCAGATCGACCCGATGATCACCCACGTGCTCAAGCTCGAAGAGATCAACAAGGGCTTCGACCTAATGCACGCGGGCGAAAGCATCCGCTCGGTCGTGGTGTTCGACTAA
- a CDS encoding glutathione S-transferase family protein, translated as MWQLHQFPLCPFSRKLRLLLGEKSVAYELVRENPWDGRDAFWQLNPAGKTPVLHDPARRVTLCDSQAICEFMEETVERNPMISGNAMQRAEIRRLVALFDENFYADVTEPALHEKMKKRIITRQPPDGQVLRQMGRMLHGHLDYIDWLVDTRQWLAGPQLSLADLTCAAHLSVVDYLGAVDWRGHEQAQGWYMVMKSRPSFRPLLSEKMDGLPPPREYASLDL; from the coding sequence ATGTGGCAGCTCCACCAATTCCCTTTGTGTCCCTTCAGCCGGAAACTGCGCCTTCTCCTCGGCGAGAAGTCGGTGGCCTACGAGCTGGTGCGCGAGAACCCGTGGGACGGGCGCGACGCCTTCTGGCAATTGAACCCGGCGGGCAAGACGCCGGTGCTGCACGATCCCGCGCGCCGCGTGACTTTGTGCGACAGCCAGGCGATCTGCGAATTCATGGAAGAGACGGTGGAGCGTAACCCGATGATCTCGGGCAACGCCATGCAGCGCGCGGAAATCCGCCGCCTCGTCGCGCTGTTCGACGAGAATTTCTACGCCGACGTGACCGAGCCTGCGCTGCACGAGAAGATGAAGAAGCGGATCATCACCAGGCAGCCGCCCGACGGGCAGGTGCTGCGCCAGATGGGCCGGATGCTGCACGGCCACCTCGACTATATCGACTGGCTGGTCGACACGCGGCAATGGCTCGCAGGGCCGCAACTGAGCCTCGCCGACCTCACCTGCGCGGCGCATCTCTCGGTGGTCGATTACCTCGGCGCGGTCGACTGGCGCGGGCACGAGCAGGCGCAGGGCTGGTACATGGTCATGAAAAGCCGCCCCAGCTTCCGCCCGCTGCTGAGCGAGAAGATGGACGGCCTGCCCCCGCCGCGGGAATATGCTTCGCTGGATTTGTGA
- a CDS encoding Imm8 family immunity protein, translating to MFRRIFQTESEETSAGPHSESDAKHAELKTLFGNSGELLEELQPIGGCFCHTLRAEIGVRGENGADAFEFDVCSPEFLENETESYPVFSGQNLIITRRFNAEQIEEFVRKRLRHATGKDWNEIAGKINNWARWEFEDYRH from the coding sequence TTGTTCCGACGGATATTCCAGACGGAGAGCGAAGAAACCAGCGCTGGACCACATTCAGAATCCGACGCAAAACATGCGGAGCTGAAGACACTGTTCGGCAACAGCGGCGAGTTGCTTGAAGAACTCCAGCCAATTGGGGGATGCTTTTGTCATACGCTTAGAGCCGAGATCGGTGTTCGCGGCGAAAACGGAGCAGATGCGTTTGAATTTGACGTCTGCTCACCTGAATTTCTGGAGAACGAAACCGAAAGCTATCCGGTCTTTAGTGGCCAGAATCTCATAATCACTAGGCGGTTCAACGCCGAGCAAATCGAAGAGTTTGTGCGCAAGCGACTACGCCATGCCACTGGCAAAGACTGGAATGAAATTGCCGGAAAAATTAACAATTGGGCAAGGTGGGAGTTTGAAGATTACAGGCACTGA
- the mutM gene encoding bifunctional DNA-formamidopyrimidine glycosylase/DNA-(apurinic or apyrimidinic site) lyase produces MPELPEVETTVRGLARFLEGETITRVTVNRPDMRRPFPPDLVQALTGASVTHLSRRAKYGLIHTSRDHALVFHLGMSGRWRIDPAEDEKHDHLVIETAGHRFALNDPRRFGSVDLMTSGELVTWKPFAALGPEPLGDGLTPEHLREATRGRKQAIKLLLLDQTIVAGLGNIYVCEALWHAGIHPRKAGGKVTMPQLRRLVPAIKDVLERSIRDGGSTLRDFAQPDGELGYFATRFHVYGREGEPCHHEDGGTIRRIVQGGRSTWFCPVCQR; encoded by the coding sequence ATGCCAGAGCTTCCCGAAGTCGAAACAACGGTGCGCGGCCTTGCGCGCTTCCTCGAAGGCGAGACGATCACGCGGGTGACCGTCAACCGTCCCGACATGCGCCGCCCCTTCCCGCCCGATCTGGTGCAGGCGTTGACTGGCGCGAGCGTCACACATCTCTCGCGCCGGGCGAAATACGGCCTCATCCACACCAGCCGCGACCATGCGTTGGTGTTCCACCTCGGCATGAGCGGGCGCTGGCGGATCGATCCGGCGGAAGACGAGAAGCACGACCATCTCGTGATCGAGACTGCGGGCCACCGCTTCGCCTTGAACGACCCGCGCCGCTTCGGCTCGGTCGATTTGATGACGAGCGGCGAGCTGGTGACATGGAAACCCTTCGCCGCGCTGGGGCCGGAGCCGCTGGGCGACGGTCTCACCCCCGAACACCTGCGCGAGGCGACGCGCGGCCGCAAACAAGCGATCAAGCTGCTGCTGCTCGACCAGACCATCGTAGCGGGTCTCGGCAATATCTATGTCTGCGAGGCGCTGTGGCACGCGGGTATCCACCCGCGAAAGGCGGGCGGCAAGGTGACCATGCCGCAGCTGCGCCGCCTCGTCCCCGCGATCAAGGACGTGCTGGAGCGCTCCATCCGCGACGGCGGCAGCACCTTGCGCGATTTCGCCCAGCCCGACGGCGAGCTAGGCTATTTCGCAACCCGCTTCCACGTCTACGGCCGCGAGGGCGAGCCCTGCCACCACGAGGACGGCGGCACGATCCGCCGGATCGTGCAGGGCGGCAGAAGCACGTGGTTTTGTCCGGTTTGTCAGAGGTAG
- a CDS encoding class I SAM-dependent methyltransferase has protein sequence MSDTVSFGYEDIDASEKTGRVGEIFSSVAAKYDIMNDAMSGGMHRLWKDRFVRRVKPQPGEQILDMAGGTGDIAFRMAEKGASVTVSDINQDMLDVGIERAMERGIDGLVWSRQNAEELAFSSRTFDAYTIVFGIRNVTFIDKALKEAYRVLKFGGRFYCMEFSQTDWPGFKEVYDLYSHQLMPKIGKAIANDEESYRYLAESIRRFPRPPEFEAMIRKAGFENTRVEKILGGAVNIHSGWKV, from the coding sequence ATGAGTGACACCGTTTCCTTCGGCTACGAAGACATCGATGCGAGCGAAAAGACCGGCCGCGTGGGCGAGATCTTTTCCAGCGTTGCCGCCAAGTACGACATCATGAACGACGCGATGAGCGGCGGGATGCACCGGCTGTGGAAGGACCGCTTCGTGCGCCGCGTAAAGCCGCAGCCCGGCGAGCAGATCCTCGACATGGCGGGCGGCACGGGCGACATCGCCTTTCGCATGGCGGAGAAGGGCGCGAGCGTCACCGTGTCCGACATCAATCAGGACATGCTCGACGTCGGCATTGAACGCGCGATGGAGCGCGGTATCGATGGCCTCGTGTGGTCCCGCCAGAACGCCGAGGAACTGGCTTTCAGCAGCCGCACTTTCGATGCCTACACCATCGTTTTCGGCATCCGCAACGTGACCTTCATCGACAAGGCCCTCAAGGAGGCGTACCGCGTGCTGAAGTTCGGCGGGCGCTTCTACTGCATGGAGTTCAGCCAAACCGACTGGCCCGGCTTCAAGGAAGTCTACGACCTCTATTCGCACCAGCTCATGCCCAAGATCGGCAAGGCCATCGCCAATGACGAGGAAAGCTATCGCTACCTCGCCGAATCGATCCGCCGCTTCCCAAGGCCGCCCGAATTCGAGGCGATGATCCGCAAGGCGGGTTTCGAGAACACGCGGGTCGAGAAGATCCTCGGCGGCGCGGTCAACATCCATTCGGGGTGGAAAGTCTAG
- the ubiB gene encoding 2-polyprenylphenol 6-hydroxylase — MARPATHIWRLLKWGRTLAKHGALRGIERDPNTPPPVKRLARIARFGTVQPKEPDYAGAFRDIGPAAIKLGQTLATRPDLVGEDAARNLLKLQDDLPPVGFEQIKQSIEASFEQPLESLYAEFDPVPVGAASIAQVHRAVTTEGRQVAVKVLRPGVREQFARDIDTYEWAAAHVEAMGGEAARLRPRLVIANFKRWTNRELDLRREAASASELAEHMVGTEKYEIPSIDWDRTNGRVMTVDWIDGIKISNTEALIAAGHDMDELASRLVLAFLKQAIAAGFFHADMHQGNLFVKPDGTIAAIDFGIMGRIDRRARMWLAEILYGLTTGNYRRVAEIHFEAQYVPSYHNVDEFATALRAVGEPMRGKPVSELSVGQMLDGLFAITRDFDMQTQPHLLLLQKTMVMVEGIATQLNPKINMWDVSAPYVRSWIRDELGPEAAIADRIRTDTETLLRIPDLVRRIEDRFPPKGGAPEPPPLPEVELIIGPNARKNRPWLRYLAVFGAGGLAAWAALTQGLLG, encoded by the coding sequence GTGGCACGCCCCGCAACGCATATCTGGCGGCTCCTGAAATGGGGCCGCACGCTGGCGAAGCATGGCGCGCTGCGCGGGATCGAGCGCGATCCCAACACGCCGCCCCCGGTCAAGCGGCTGGCGCGTATCGCCCGCTTCGGCACGGTGCAGCCGAAGGAGCCGGACTATGCCGGTGCCTTCCGCGACATCGGCCCCGCCGCGATCAAGCTCGGCCAGACGCTGGCGACGCGGCCCGATCTCGTGGGCGAAGACGCGGCGCGCAATCTCCTCAAGCTGCAGGACGACCTGCCGCCGGTCGGCTTCGAACAGATCAAGCAGAGCATCGAGGCGAGCTTCGAGCAGCCGCTCGAAAGCCTTTATGCCGAATTCGACCCCGTGCCGGTGGGCGCGGCCTCCATCGCGCAGGTCCACCGCGCGGTGACGACCGAGGGCCGGCAGGTCGCGGTCAAGGTCCTGCGCCCCGGTGTGCGCGAGCAGTTCGCGCGCGATATCGACACCTATGAATGGGCCGCCGCCCATGTCGAGGCGATGGGCGGCGAGGCCGCGCGCCTGCGCCCGCGGCTCGTGATCGCGAACTTCAAGCGCTGGACCAACCGTGAACTCGACCTGCGCCGCGAAGCCGCGAGCGCTTCCGAACTGGCCGAGCACATGGTCGGCACCGAGAAATACGAGATCCCCAGCATCGACTGGGACCGCACCAATGGCCGGGTGATGACCGTCGACTGGATCGACGGGATCAAGATCAGCAACACCGAGGCGCTGATCGCCGCGGGCCACGATATGGACGAGCTGGCAAGCCGCCTCGTCCTCGCCTTCCTCAAGCAAGCCATCGCCGCCGGCTTCTTCCACGCCGACATGCATCAGGGGAACCTGTTCGTGAAACCGGACGGGACCATTGCCGCGATCGATTTCGGCATCATGGGCCGGATCGACCGCCGCGCGCGCATGTGGCTGGCGGAAATCCTCTACGGCCTGACGACGGGCAATTACCGCCGCGTCGCCGAAATCCATTTCGAGGCGCAATACGTGCCGAGCTATCACAATGTCGACGAGTTCGCGACGGCGCTGCGCGCGGTGGGCGAACCGATGCGCGGCAAGCCGGTGAGTGAGCTCAGCGTCGGCCAGATGCTCGACGGGCTTTTCGCCATCACCCGCGATTTCGACATGCAGACCCAGCCGCATCTGCTGCTCCTGCAAAAGACCATGGTGATGGTCGAAGGCATCGCCACCCAGCTCAATCCCAAGATCAATATGTGGGACGTCTCTGCGCCCTATGTGCGCAGCTGGATCCGCGACGAACTGGGCCCGGAAGCCGCGATTGCCGACCGCATCCGGACCGATACCGAAACGCTGCTGCGCATTCCCGACCTCGTCCGCCGGATCGAGGACCGCTTCCCGCCCAAGGGCGGCGCGCCCGAACCGCCGCCGCTACCCGAGGTGGAGCTGATTATCGGCCCGAACGCCCGGAAAAACCGCCCATGGCTGCGCTATCTAGCCGTCTTCGGAGCGGGCGGTCTCGCCGCTTGGGCCGCGCTTACGCAGGGTCTGCTGGGGTAG
- a CDS encoding bifunctional phosphopantothenoylcysteine decarboxylase/phosphopantothenate synthase: MGIHQPVRAAGAAHSGNDGDAFVSGPKILLVIGGGIAAYKSCELVRLIKKAGGDVTCVLTEGGQQFVTPMALAALSENKVYTSLFDLKDEVEMGHIQLSRQADLVVVCPATADILAKMAAGIADDLATTLILATDKPVVTVPAMNVRMWEHSATQRNADWLRQAGVTVMDPDEGAMACGEFGPGRLPEPAAILQKIAETLDLDIDLPELAAPAPQLAPPVAKKAADEDVQVLEEEDLEDEDGEEEDLSSGSGLGSLLNAIIPRSTAKRSQEEIEEDFDESDFDDAEIDFDEDAGDDGTFEVDMNSPLLAKKGGAAAAPPTDAEAINDQVGKKDTRAKAQPLPEEVEALEPEQAFAADPLHGQAIFDENPEHRPLYGKHVLVTAGPTREPIDPVRYIANRSSGKQGFAIAAMAAAAGARVTLISGPVHLPTPVGVDRIDVETAEDMAEEVRNALPADAAFMVAAVADWKSRHVAAEKMKKRGSAPPALILAENPDILAAVAAGRKRPHLLIGFAAETENVVENAKSKRKRKGADWIIANNVAGAEGESVMGGDLNQVHIVTSGGVESLAEMPKEEVARELVRRAAEALAEPEEDPRG; this comes from the coding sequence ATGGGAATTCACCAGCCGGTCCGCGCAGCAGGCGCTGCGCACAGTGGAAACGACGGAGACGCCTTCGTGAGCGGGCCGAAGATCCTGCTCGTGATCGGGGGCGGTATCGCCGCCTACAAGAGCTGCGAGCTCGTGCGCCTGATCAAGAAGGCGGGCGGCGACGTGACCTGCGTGCTGACCGAAGGCGGGCAGCAGTTCGTCACGCCGATGGCGCTGGCCGCGCTTTCGGAGAACAAGGTCTACACCTCGCTTTTCGATCTCAAGGACGAGGTCGAGATGGGCCATATCCAGCTCTCGCGGCAGGCCGACCTCGTGGTCGTGTGCCCCGCGACGGCGGATATCCTCGCCAAGATGGCCGCCGGGATTGCCGACGATCTCGCCACCACGCTGATCCTCGCGACCGACAAGCCGGTCGTCACCGTGCCCGCCATGAACGTGCGCATGTGGGAGCATTCGGCCACCCAGCGCAACGCCGACTGGCTGCGCCAGGCCGGTGTCACCGTGATGGACCCCGACGAAGGCGCGATGGCGTGCGGCGAATTCGGCCCCGGCCGCCTGCCCGAACCTGCCGCCATCCTGCAGAAGATTGCCGAGACTCTCGATCTCGATATTGACCTTCCCGAACTGGCTGCGCCCGCGCCGCAGCTCGCCCCGCCGGTCGCCAAGAAGGCCGCCGACGAGGATGTGCAGGTGCTCGAGGAAGAGGATCTCGAAGACGAGGACGGCGAGGAAGAGGATCTTTCCTCCGGTTCCGGCCTCGGCAGCCTGCTGAACGCGATCATCCCGCGCTCCACGGCCAAGCGGAGCCAGGAAGAAATCGAAGAGGATTTCGACGAATCCGACTTCGACGACGCCGAAATCGACTTTGACGAGGACGCTGGCGACGACGGCACGTTCGAAGTCGACATGAACAGCCCGCTGCTCGCCAAGAAGGGCGGCGCGGCGGCCGCTCCGCCGACCGATGCCGAAGCGATCAACGACCAGGTCGGCAAGAAAGACACGCGCGCCAAGGCGCAGCCGCTGCCCGAAGAGGTGGAAGCTCTCGAGCCGGAACAGGCGTTCGCCGCCGACCCGCTGCACGGGCAGGCGATCTTCGACGAAAATCCCGAACACCGCCCGCTTTACGGCAAGCACGTGCTCGTCACCGCAGGGCCGACGCGCGAGCCGATCGACCCGGTGCGCTACATTGCCAACCGTTCGAGCGGGAAGCAGGGCTTCGCGATTGCCGCCATGGCCGCCGCCGCCGGTGCCCGCGTCACGCTGATCTCCGGTCCGGTCCATTTGCCGACGCCGGTCGGTGTCGATCGTATCGATGTCGAAACCGCCGAGGACATGGCCGAGGAAGTGCGCAACGCGCTGCCCGCCGATGCCGCCTTCATGGTCGCCGCCGTGGCCGACTGGAAGAGCCGCCATGTCGCCGCCGAGAAGATGAAGAAGCGTGGCTCCGCCCCGCCGGCCCTCATCCTCGCCGAGAACCCCGATATCCTTGCCGCCGTGGCGGCCGGGCGCAAGCGTCCGCACCTCCTCATCGGCTTTGCCGCCGAGACCGAGAACGTGGTCGAGAACGCCAAGTCCAAGCGCAAGCGCAAGGGCGCCGACTGGATCATCGCGAACAACGTCGCCGGTGCCGAAGGCGAGAGCGTGATGGGCGGGGACCTCAACCAGGTCCATATCGTCACCTCGGGCGGAGTCGAAAGCCTCGCCGAAATGCCCAAGGAAGAGGTCGCCCGCGAGCTCGTCCGCCGCGCCGCCGAAGCGCTCGCCGAACCGGAGGAAGACCCGCGTGGCTAG
- the dut gene encoding dUTP diphosphatase codes for MASAASPVGVQIKRLPHGHGLDLPAYATQGAAGMDVLSAESVTLKPGQRHAVATGLAMAIPHGYEIQVRPRSGLALKHGITVPNTPGTIDSDYRGELKIILINHSADDFAIARGDRIAQLVLAPVTQAAFEEVDELDETTRGEGGFGSTGGHAELA; via the coding sequence GTGGCTAGTGCAGCGTCGCCTGTCGGGGTTCAGATCAAGCGCCTGCCGCATGGCCACGGGCTCGACCTGCCTGCCTATGCGACGCAAGGTGCGGCCGGAATGGATGTCCTTTCCGCCGAAAGCGTGACCTTGAAGCCGGGCCAGCGCCATGCTGTTGCCACCGGCCTCGCCATGGCCATCCCGCATGGCTACGAAATCCAGGTCCGCCCGCGCTCGGGCCTTGCATTGAAGCACGGCATCACCGTGCCCAACACGCCGGGCACGATCGACAGCGACTATCGCGGCGAATTGAAAATCATCCTGATCAACCACAGCGCCGACGATTTCGCCATCGCCCGCGGCGACCGCATAGCGCAGTTGGTGCTGGCGCCGGTTACGCAGGCGGCCTTCGAAGAAGTCGACGAACTCGACGAAACGACCCGCGGCGAGGGCGGCTTCGGTTCCACCGGCGGCCACGCGGAATTGGCCTGA
- a CDS encoding DUF4136 domain-containing protein, with amino-acid sequence MTTRTKGWGRTLKLASVPMILAGLAACATPFNADVSRYQTQLPAPEGESFYVVAEDPSLAGGLEFSQYADHVEQQMARLGYVQAPSADDATLLVRFDYGVDNGRERVRTTGFHDPFYSPWRGYYGNFGYHRSPFYRPAFYRTRDGRLVRTRYRSSAWGYGFYDPWFGGPEVRSYTVFTSGIEMKIDRAATGERLFEGKAQALSRSNRLQYLVPNLVEAMFTDFPGNSGETVRISVKPEDENTVRRID; translated from the coding sequence ATGACTACCCGTACCAAGGGTTGGGGGCGCACTCTCAAGCTGGCCTCCGTTCCGATGATCCTGGCAGGCCTCGCTGCCTGCGCCACGCCGTTCAACGCGGATGTATCGCGCTACCAGACGCAGCTGCCTGCGCCCGAGGGCGAGAGCTTCTACGTCGTCGCCGAAGACCCGAGCCTCGCCGGCGGTCTCGAATTCTCGCAATACGCCGACCATGTCGAGCAGCAGATGGCCCGCCTCGGCTATGTCCAGGCCCCGTCGGCCGACGATGCGACGCTGCTGGTCCGCTTCGACTACGGTGTCGACAACGGCCGCGAGCGTGTTCGCACCACCGGCTTCCACGACCCGTTCTATTCGCCCTGGCGCGGCTATTACGGCAATTTCGGCTACCACCGTTCGCCCTTCTATCGCCCGGCCTTCTACCGCACGCGCGATGGGCGACTGGTGCGCACCCGCTACCGTTCGAGCGCATGGGGCTACGGCTTCTACGACCCGTGGTTCGGCGGCCCCGAAGTGCGCAGCTACACCGTATTCACCAGCGGCATCGAGATGAAGATCGACCGCGCGGCCACCGGCGAGCGGCTGTTCGAGGGCAAGGCGCAGGCGCTCTCGCGCTCCAACCGCCTGCAGTATCTCGTGCCGAACCTGGTCGAAGCCATGTTCACCGATTTCCCGGGCAATTCGGGCGAGACGGTGCGCATCTCGGTCAAGCCGGAAGACGAGAACACGGTGCGCCGGATCGACTGA
- a CDS encoding YebC/PmpR family DNA-binding transcriptional regulator, which yields MAGHSKFKNIMHRKGAQDKKRSNLFSKLSREITVAAKMGMPDPDMNPRLRLAVNAAKSQSMPKDNIQRAIDKASATDGENYEEVRYEGYGPGGSAIIVEALTDNRNRTATSIRTAFSKNGGNLGTEGSVQHGFERLGLIEYPASAGDEDKVLEAAMEAGAEDIESSEDGHTIWTAADDLHQVAGDLEKSLGEAENVKLAWKPNLTVEMDEKGAGTLIKLIDALEDDDDVQTVWGNYEISDDVMEKLG from the coding sequence ATGGCAGGCCATTCCAAGTTCAAGAACATCATGCACCGCAAGGGTGCGCAGGATAAGAAGCGCTCCAACCTCTTTTCCAAACTGAGCCGCGAGATTACCGTGGCGGCGAAGATGGGCATGCCCGATCCGGACATGAACCCGCGCCTGCGCCTGGCCGTCAACGCGGCGAAGAGCCAGTCGATGCCCAAGGACAACATCCAGCGCGCGATCGACAAGGCCTCGGCCACCGACGGCGAAAATTACGAGGAAGTGCGCTACGAAGGCTATGGCCCCGGCGGCAGCGCGATCATCGTCGAAGCGCTGACCGACAACCGCAACCGCACCGCGACCTCGATCCGTACGGCCTTCAGCAAGAACGGCGGCAACCTCGGAACCGAAGGCAGCGTGCAGCACGGCTTCGAGCGTCTCGGCCTGATCGAATATCCGGCCAGCGCAGGCGATGAGGACAAGGTCCTCGAAGCCGCGATGGAAGCGGGCGCGGAAGATATCGAGAGCAGCGAGGACGGCCACACGATCTGGACCGCGGCCGACGATCTTCACCAGGTCGCGGGCGATCTCGAAAAATCGCTGGGCGAGGCGGAGAACGTCAAGCTCGCGTGGAAGCCCAACCTCACCGTGGAAATGGACGAGAAGGGCGCCGGCACGCTGATCAAGCTGATCGACGCGCTGGAAGACGATGACGACGTCCAGACCGTCTGGGGCAATTACGAAATTTCCGACGATGTGATGGAGAAGCTGGGCTGA
- a CDS encoding DUF3147 family protein: protein MWSFAAKALPAGVMIAAIAEVGRRMPAAAALIASLPLVSILGMIFLWHARPDIENMAHHSQATFWFVLPSLPMFLLIPVLLRIGVSFWLSLAAGCVLTVLLYLGMVHFGPRFGLRL from the coding sequence ATCTGGTCCTTCGCCGCGAAGGCACTGCCGGCCGGTGTCATGATCGCGGCGATTGCCGAGGTCGGGCGGCGGATGCCGGCGGCGGCTGCGTTGATCGCATCGCTGCCGCTGGTCTCGATCCTCGGCATGATTTTCCTGTGGCACGCCCGGCCCGATATCGAGAACATGGCGCACCATTCGCAGGCGACCTTCTGGTTCGTCCTGCCGAGCCTGCCCATGTTCCTGCTGATCCCGGTGCTCCTGCGCATAGGCGTGAGCTTCTGGCTTTCCCTGGCGGCGGGCTGCGTCCTCACCGTGCTCCTCTATCTCGGCATGGTGCATTTCGGGCCGCGGTTCGGCCTGCGCCTGTGA
- the ruvC gene encoding crossover junction endodeoxyribonuclease RuvC yields MIILGLDPSLSCTGWGVIRAEGSRIAHIANGQVPTDPKAPMARRLSHLQTALEAVIAEYRPNRAAAEEVFVNKNPQSTLKLAQARGAVLAACGGAGLEVSEHAARLVKKAVVGTGGADKSQVQAMLNVLLPGVKIAGADAADALAVAIASAHLSYTPASR; encoded by the coding sequence GTGATCATCCTCGGCCTCGACCCGTCACTCAGCTGCACCGGCTGGGGCGTGATCCGTGCGGAAGGCTCGCGCATTGCGCATATCGCCAACGGGCAGGTGCCGACCGATCCCAAGGCGCCGATGGCGCGCCGCCTGTCGCATTTGCAGACCGCTTTGGAAGCGGTGATCGCCGAATACCGGCCAAATCGTGCGGCGGCGGAAGAAGTCTTCGTCAACAAGAACCCGCAATCGACCCTCAAGCTGGCGCAGGCGCGCGGCGCGGTACTGGCGGCGTGCGGGGGCGCGGGGCTCGAAGTATCCGAACACGCCGCGCGACTGGTGAAGAAGGCGGTCGTGGGCACGGGCGGCGCGGACAAGAGCCAGGTGCAGGCCATGCTCAATGTGCTGCTGCCGGGCGTGAAAATTGCAGGCGCGGATGCCGCCGACGCGCTCGCCGTGGCGATTGCCTCGGCGCACCTGTCCTACACGCCGGCCTCGCGCTAG